A single window of Rubripirellula lacrimiformis DNA harbors:
- a CDS encoding nucleoside hydrolase, with translation MTRKIIIDCDPGIDDAIAILIALFDPRVEVLAITATAGTVEAQQATRNVTALVNHLDPARYPRIGTATPSENAPVLDDSHLNGPEGLGECRFEASGRQHPTPSEKIISELVHQHPDAITLVCLGPLTNLARLIRREPSAIPLINNIVISGGSIGYPGNATTIAERNMFFDAQSAAEVFASATTKSLVPLDVTEEVLFGVDLLEHLPSKFSKAGDLLHKMLPFAFRTAHQKLGRELIPLYDATTMLSVMEPELFEWEGMAGKVETKGELTRGATVFDQRLRREWPMNMEVAVEVDVDEAQAAITRSLKYAGQKT, from the coding sequence ATGACACGCAAGATTATCATCGATTGTGATCCCGGGATCGACGACGCCATCGCGATTTTGATCGCCCTATTTGACCCTCGCGTCGAGGTGCTGGCTATCACAGCAACGGCCGGCACGGTGGAAGCCCAACAGGCGACCCGCAACGTGACCGCGCTAGTCAATCACCTGGACCCCGCCCGGTATCCGCGGATTGGGACAGCGACGCCGTCGGAAAACGCACCGGTGCTGGACGACAGCCACCTGAACGGCCCTGAAGGGCTAGGGGAATGCCGTTTCGAAGCCTCCGGCCGCCAGCATCCGACGCCCAGTGAAAAGATCATCAGCGAACTGGTCCACCAGCACCCCGATGCCATCACGCTGGTTTGTCTGGGGCCGCTAACGAACCTAGCACGATTGATTCGCCGCGAACCTTCCGCGATTCCCCTGATCAACAACATCGTCATCAGCGGCGGTTCGATCGGCTATCCGGGCAATGCGACGACCATCGCCGAACGCAACATGTTCTTTGACGCGCAAAGTGCCGCCGAAGTCTTTGCGTCGGCGACGACCAAGAGTCTGGTGCCGTTGGACGTGACCGAAGAAGTCCTGTTCGGTGTCGACCTGCTGGAACACCTGCCATCGAAGTTCAGCAAAGCGGGCGACTTGTTGCACAAGATGTTGCCCTTCGCCTTTCGCACCGCTCACCAGAAACTGGGTCGCGAACTGATCCCGTTGTACGATGCGACGACGATGTTGAGCGTGATGGAGCCGGAATTGTTCGAATGGGAAGGCATGGCTGGCAAGGTGGAAACCAAGGGCGAACTGACTCGCGGTGCAACCGTGTTCGACCAACGACTTCGCCGCGAATGGCCCATGAACATGGAAGTCGCCGTGGAAGTCGACGTCGACGAAGCCCAAGCCGCGATCACTCGATCGCTGAAATACGCCGGCCAAAAAACCTAA
- the trpD gene encoding anthranilate phosphoribosyltransferase: MSASPAPSFQSAIDQAHRGEDLAVDQTSDLIDSMLRGDASEDAVGELLLALRAKGESVAELVGAATAMRRHMTRISHHHDVLLDTCGTGGSGSGTFNISTAVAIVAAACGVAVAKHGNRKATSLSGSADVLEELGVRIESEADAVAQRLDSIGICFCFAAKLHPAMRHVVGVRRKLGVKTLFNLLGPLCNPAGATHQLLGTSTPDAQTKVAAAIHQLGTTRSFVIHADDGQDEVSLDGTTTAVEVTSGGQQTLTWSASDFGLLPVGADALAAANPSESAAIIRRIFAAEPGPCRDTVIAGTSAALLLVGKVPTVADGAKMAAAAIDEGRASEKLAQLGS, translated from the coding sequence ATGTCTGCCAGCCCAGCCCCCTCGTTTCAATCGGCCATCGACCAAGCCCACCGCGGCGAAGACCTCGCGGTCGACCAGACCAGCGACCTGATCGATTCGATGCTGCGGGGGGACGCCAGCGAGGATGCTGTCGGCGAACTCTTGTTGGCGCTTCGTGCAAAAGGGGAATCGGTGGCCGAGTTGGTGGGGGCGGCGACTGCGATGCGTCGCCACATGACACGGATTTCGCACCATCACGACGTCCTGCTGGACACTTGTGGAACCGGCGGCAGTGGCAGCGGGACTTTCAATATCTCGACCGCTGTCGCCATCGTGGCGGCCGCCTGCGGTGTCGCGGTCGCCAAGCACGGCAACCGGAAAGCCACCAGCCTTAGCGGATCAGCCGACGTCTTAGAAGAACTGGGCGTGCGGATCGAATCCGAAGCCGACGCGGTTGCCCAACGTCTCGATTCGATTGGCATCTGTTTCTGTTTCGCTGCCAAGTTGCACCCGGCCATGCGGCACGTTGTCGGTGTACGGCGAAAGTTGGGGGTCAAGACGTTGTTCAATCTGTTGGGCCCGCTGTGCAACCCGGCCGGGGCGACCCACCAATTGTTGGGAACGTCGACGCCGGATGCGCAAACCAAGGTCGCCGCAGCCATCCACCAGCTGGGGACAACCCGTTCGTTTGTGATTCACGCCGATGATGGACAGGACGAAGTTTCGTTGGATGGGACCACGACGGCGGTGGAGGTGACCTCGGGCGGCCAGCAGACGTTGACCTGGTCGGCAAGCGACTTTGGATTGTTGCCCGTCGGCGCCGATGCATTGGCGGCCGCCAACCCATCGGAAAGTGCCGCCATCATTCGCCGCATCTTCGCCGCTGAGCCCGGCCCCTGCCGCGACACCGTGATCGCCGGTACCTCGGCTGCATTGCTGTTGGTCGGCAAGGTGCCCACGGTGGCCGATGGAGCCAAGATGGCAGCGGCCGCGATCGACGAAGGACGCGCCAGCGAAAAGCTCGCTCAATTGGGCAGTTAG
- a CDS encoding tributyrin esterase — MPVDPHPDADSPSSHEDVLALPEHRFSMASISDEDLRAAIAAVPLAPEDQKLTQVHVTGACGQDHALMRIHHAVRIQVDGPLGNHAFAWGADAEVRLSGAVGNGVAEGLISGAVRIRGDAGIGAGAAMTGGTLAIYGSAGDRCGGAMRGGNIFVRGNVGDQCGVGALSGMIVIGGDAGHHVGDAMSNVSVFIRGKVKSLAEGVVEAPLRKREQLQLGLLLINASIRGDAKEFRRIVPEAMILAERASRGEVNPKWR; from the coding sequence ATGCCGGTCGATCCTCATCCTGATGCCGATTCCCCATCATCGCACGAGGACGTGCTTGCGCTGCCCGAACATCGTTTTTCGATGGCGTCGATCAGCGACGAAGATTTGCGAGCCGCGATCGCAGCGGTTCCGCTGGCACCCGAAGACCAGAAACTAACGCAGGTCCATGTGACCGGCGCCTGTGGCCAAGACCATGCACTGATGCGGATCCACCACGCGGTGCGGATCCAAGTCGATGGGCCGCTGGGGAACCATGCCTTTGCGTGGGGAGCCGATGCCGAAGTGCGGTTGAGTGGCGCTGTTGGCAACGGCGTCGCCGAAGGATTGATCAGCGGTGCGGTGCGGATTCGTGGCGATGCGGGAATCGGAGCCGGGGCTGCGATGACCGGCGGCACGCTGGCGATCTACGGGTCGGCGGGTGATCGCTGCGGTGGGGCGATGCGAGGCGGGAATATCTTTGTCCGTGGCAACGTGGGGGATCAGTGCGGCGTCGGCGCGCTCAGCGGGATGATCGTGATCGGCGGCGATGCCGGGCACCACGTCGGGGATGCGATGAGCAACGTGTCGGTGTTCATCCGGGGCAAAGTAAAAAGTCTGGCCGAAGGAGTGGTGGAGGCTCCGCTGCGAAAACGAGAACAACTGCAGCTGGGCCTGTTACTGATCAATGCATCGATTCGTGGCGACGCGAAAGAGTTTCGGCGGATCGTCCCCGAAGCCATGATTCTTGCCGAACGGGCCAGTCGTGGCGAGGTGAATCCAAAATGGCGATAA
- a CDS encoding type II secretion system protein GspD gives MAVLRDLESASAYPTAAEVSQLWRRVRPTAVQQVAAQGDMNDADLIPIARVPVPEGVKLSTHDELVYLVATGADLNAVLRMIAEHHGLNLALAPDVGGPLTVSIRGARLDEVLDAILGVAGFSWHRVDNMLYVTGGRIPGMDPRVQGRYLQVYPLNYISANDVEDVANSLLSPVGNAFVSQSDPIDQMRTRETLVIEDTPAAHARIAQYIAQIDVPPKQVLIEAHIMQISLTDAERHGINLKTLVRAGNSQIELEGSGFADDAESGPSVALRLKGSDMTGLLELIRECTNSRTLASPKLSVINQQEAKIQIGQRLPYAVATTVQTTTVQSVEFLDVGVVLTVRPTITDDGNVVMSVLPKVSGGKILASGFPEEETTEVQTTIMIPDGGGVVIGGLIREDNVLDQAMVPWLGNIPVVGHLFRRKSQESRRSELIVALVAHVIHNGYGPRQHEETELHLALPDYAERELINRGAYGYEPSMVTE, from the coding sequence GTGGCAGTGCTTCGCGATCTGGAATCCGCGTCGGCCTACCCAACGGCTGCCGAGGTGTCCCAGTTGTGGCGCAGGGTTCGCCCAACCGCGGTCCAGCAGGTCGCCGCACAGGGCGATATGAACGACGCGGATTTGATCCCGATCGCTAGAGTGCCAGTTCCCGAGGGCGTGAAGCTTTCGACTCACGACGAACTCGTTTATCTGGTCGCGACAGGCGCCGATCTGAACGCTGTTCTTCGCATGATCGCCGAACACCATGGTTTGAACCTGGCGTTGGCACCCGACGTGGGCGGTCCACTGACCGTCAGTATCCGTGGCGCGCGACTGGATGAAGTCTTGGACGCGATCCTGGGTGTGGCTGGGTTTTCGTGGCACCGAGTGGACAACATGCTGTACGTCACCGGTGGTCGAATCCCCGGGATGGATCCACGCGTGCAGGGACGGTATCTGCAGGTCTACCCGCTGAACTATATCTCGGCCAATGACGTCGAAGACGTGGCCAATAGTCTGCTGTCGCCGGTTGGCAATGCGTTCGTCAGTCAGTCGGATCCGATTGATCAGATGAGGACACGCGAAACGCTTGTAATCGAAGATACGCCAGCGGCCCACGCCCGAATCGCACAATACATTGCTCAGATCGATGTGCCACCCAAGCAGGTGTTGATCGAAGCCCACATCATGCAAATCTCGTTGACCGACGCCGAGCGGCACGGCATCAACCTGAAAACGTTGGTGCGGGCGGGCAACAGTCAGATTGAATTAGAAGGTAGCGGATTTGCCGACGACGCAGAGTCGGGGCCATCGGTCGCACTGCGGCTCAAGGGCAGCGACATGACGGGGCTGCTGGAATTGATCCGGGAATGCACCAATTCACGGACGCTGGCGTCGCCCAAGTTGTCGGTCATCAATCAACAGGAAGCCAAGATCCAGATCGGCCAGCGGTTGCCTTATGCCGTCGCCACAACTGTCCAAACGACGACGGTTCAGTCCGTTGAATTTCTAGACGTGGGGGTGGTGCTGACGGTGCGTCCAACCATTACCGACGATGGCAACGTGGTCATGTCGGTGTTGCCCAAGGTGTCAGGCGGCAAGATTTTGGCCAGCGGTTTTCCCGAAGAGGAAACAACCGAGGTGCAAACGACCATCATGATCCCCGATGGTGGTGGCGTCGTGATTGGCGGGTTGATCCGTGAAGACAATGTGTTGGACCAAGCGATGGTTCCCTGGCTGGGGAACATCCCCGTCGTGGGCCATCTGTTTCGCCGGAAATCGCAGGAATCGCGACGCAGCGAGTTGATCGTCGCCTTGGTCGCACACGTGATCCACAACGGCTACGGCCCGCGTCAGCACGAGGAAACGGAGTTGCATTTGGCGTTGCCCGATTACGCCGAACGAGAACTGATCAATCGTGGTGCATACGGCTACGAACCATCCATGGTCACCGAATAG
- a CDS encoding purine-nucleoside phosphorylase encodes MTPKISAAADWIQSRANLSPSAAIILGSGLGGLADKIEDPVAIPFGDIPGFGTSTAAGHRGQLVLGTIDAVPVVAMAGRFHRYEGWSNDDVTFPVDVMHAMGASRLIVSNAAGGVSPKLSVGDIVVIADHINFMTGTFAWNSKQSVPCFGRTHSGPTYDTAMSKTAMQVAVDTGFAAYRGTYLATFGPTYETRAEYRMMRKLGADVVGMSTVPEVLAASNRGMRVLGLSMVSNVANPDRPVKADHEEVLQAGRAAEVKMEAIVRAVLGLP; translated from the coding sequence TTGACGCCTAAAATCTCCGCTGCAGCCGACTGGATTCAGTCGCGTGCCAACCTGTCGCCCAGCGCCGCGATCATTTTGGGCAGCGGCCTAGGTGGGCTGGCCGACAAGATCGAAGACCCCGTGGCGATTCCCTTTGGCGACATTCCCGGCTTCGGTACATCCACCGCCGCAGGCCATCGTGGTCAGTTGGTGTTGGGCACCATCGACGCGGTTCCCGTGGTCGCGATGGCCGGCCGGTTCCACCGGTACGAGGGCTGGTCCAACGATGACGTCACCTTTCCCGTTGACGTCATGCACGCGATGGGGGCGTCGCGGTTGATTGTCAGCAACGCGGCCGGTGGCGTCTCGCCGAAACTTTCGGTCGGCGACATCGTTGTGATTGCCGATCACATCAATTTCATGACAGGCACCTTCGCTTGGAATTCCAAGCAGTCCGTTCCATGCTTCGGTCGTACCCATTCCGGGCCAACCTACGACACCGCGATGTCCAAAACGGCCATGCAGGTGGCGGTGGATACCGGATTTGCCGCCTACCGAGGGACCTATTTGGCAACATTCGGACCCACCTACGAAACGCGAGCCGAGTATCGGATGATGCGAAAGCTGGGGGCCGATGTGGTGGGGATGAGCACGGTTCCAGAGGTTTTGGCCGCTTCGAACCGGGGCATGCGGGTTTTGGGATTGTCGATGGTCAGCAACGTTGCCAACCCGGATCGGCCGGTGAAAGCGGATCACGAAGAAGTCCTACAGGCGGGCCGCGCCGCAGAGGTTAAGATGGAAGCCATCGTTCGCGCTGTGCTGGGATTACCTTAG
- a CDS encoding ATP-binding protein has product MSAPSPEIFEKLASFYLGRHYDLNGGKLQDDLLMYDAKDLCTHAMCVGMTGSGKTGLCLSLLEEAALDGIPAICVDPKGDLANLLLTFPEMRPEDFKPWLEQADATRKGKTLDELATDTAATWKKGLASWGQTPERVQRFKDAVDIAVYTPGSNTGLPLTVLKSFDAPPPEMLDDSDAMRERITGAASGLLTLLGIDADPLLSHEHILISSIFSHCWREGRNVSIGDLIGLIQSPPIQRVGVLDLDSFMPSADRSKLAMTLNNLLASPAFSTWLEGETLSIQRLLYTPEGKPRLTILSIAHLSDSERMFFVTILLNELLAWMRTQSGTSSLRAMFYMDEVAGYFPPVKNPPTKPPMLTLLKQARAFGLGITLATQNPVDLDYKGLSNIGTWFLGRLQTERDKARVLEGLEGASAESGQPFDRNAMEQMLASLGNRVFLMNNVHDDGPSVFQTRWAMSFLAGPLARDQISRLMADRKAAVESSRQAEGESVESDAATPSRPVAPSGVEERFLASNVVAGDDVRLIYRPAIYAEGSLHYVRSSAGVDMWIDAKRMVSCATGVPDDFWESSKPLPVDADWVSEPEDDFQFSDLPTELMSAANFRSLEKQLKDYLYRHHTMTLYKGPLIKEYAPGGSTESQARAHFKQSAREALDLETEKLREKYAAKMKSIDSKMQTAQERVDRESDQYNQAKMSSIISVGASILGAFLGNKVASRTNVSKVSTAARGASRAAQQRSDVVRAEESLKQLAMDMQDLDAELNEELESLGNRYRVEVWELETLVIPPRKGDLKVTDPMILWTPWQVDKHGIATRMY; this is encoded by the coding sequence ATGTCTGCACCGTCCCCGGAAATCTTCGAGAAGCTCGCCTCGTTCTATCTTGGCCGTCACTACGACCTCAACGGAGGCAAATTGCAGGACGATCTGCTGATGTACGACGCCAAAGACCTGTGCACGCATGCGATGTGTGTCGGGATGACAGGCAGCGGCAAAACCGGGCTGTGCCTGTCGCTGTTAGAGGAGGCTGCGCTCGACGGGATCCCGGCGATCTGTGTCGATCCCAAGGGCGACTTAGCGAACCTGTTGCTGACCTTCCCCGAGATGCGTCCGGAAGATTTCAAGCCCTGGTTGGAACAGGCCGACGCGACTCGCAAGGGCAAGACGCTGGACGAATTGGCTACCGACACCGCCGCAACCTGGAAAAAAGGGCTGGCGTCGTGGGGCCAGACCCCGGAACGAGTGCAACGATTCAAAGACGCCGTTGACATCGCGGTCTACACACCCGGCAGCAACACGGGCCTGCCGTTGACGGTGCTGAAAAGCTTTGACGCACCACCGCCCGAGATGCTGGACGATAGCGACGCGATGCGCGAGCGAATCACCGGTGCCGCATCGGGACTACTGACGCTGCTGGGGATCGACGCAGACCCACTCTTGTCGCACGAACACATTTTGATCTCGTCCATTTTCAGTCACTGTTGGCGTGAAGGACGCAATGTTTCGATCGGCGACTTGATCGGATTGATCCAATCGCCGCCGATCCAGCGAGTCGGCGTGTTGGACTTGGATTCGTTCATGCCATCGGCCGATCGATCGAAGCTGGCGATGACGCTGAACAACCTGTTGGCATCCCCCGCGTTTTCGACGTGGCTAGAGGGCGAAACGCTTTCGATCCAACGATTGCTGTACACGCCCGAAGGGAAACCACGTCTGACGATCCTGTCGATCGCTCATCTGAGTGACAGCGAACGGATGTTCTTTGTCACGATCTTGTTGAACGAGCTATTGGCATGGATGCGAACCCAAAGCGGAACCAGTTCGCTGCGTGCGATGTTCTACATGGACGAAGTGGCGGGTTACTTTCCGCCGGTCAAGAATCCACCGACCAAACCGCCGATGCTGACACTGCTGAAACAGGCTCGCGCGTTCGGACTGGGCATCACGCTGGCGACGCAAAACCCCGTCGACTTGGACTACAAGGGACTCTCCAATATCGGAACCTGGTTCTTGGGTCGGCTGCAGACCGAGCGCGACAAGGCACGCGTATTGGAAGGCCTGGAAGGCGCATCGGCAGAGTCCGGTCAACCTTTCGATCGCAATGCGATGGAACAGATGTTGGCTTCGTTGGGCAACCGCGTGTTCTTGATGAACAACGTGCATGACGACGGGCCCAGTGTGTTCCAAACCCGATGGGCGATGTCGTTCCTGGCCGGCCCCTTGGCTCGCGATCAGATCAGCCGTTTGATGGCCGACCGCAAAGCGGCGGTGGAATCGTCGCGTCAGGCCGAAGGCGAATCGGTCGAAAGCGATGCCGCCACTCCATCGCGACCGGTCGCCCCCAGCGGCGTCGAAGAACGTTTTCTAGCGTCCAACGTGGTGGCCGGTGACGATGTCCGGTTGATCTACCGACCGGCGATCTATGCCGAAGGTTCGCTGCACTACGTCCGCAGCAGCGCTGGCGTCGACATGTGGATCGACGCCAAACGGATGGTGTCATGCGCCACAGGTGTCCCCGATGATTTCTGGGAATCCAGCAAGCCGTTGCCGGTGGATGCCGATTGGGTGTCGGAACCCGAGGACGATTTCCAGTTCAGCGACCTGCCGACGGAATTGATGAGCGCCGCGAACTTTCGGTCGCTGGAGAAGCAACTGAAAGACTACCTGTACCGTCACCACACGATGACGCTTTACAAAGGGCCGCTGATCAAAGAGTACGCGCCGGGCGGTTCGACCGAATCTCAGGCACGCGCTCATTTTAAACAGTCCGCTCGCGAGGCCCTAGATCTGGAAACCGAAAAGCTGCGTGAAAAGTACGCGGCCAAAATGAAGTCGATCGATTCGAAGATGCAGACGGCACAGGAGCGGGTCGACCGCGAATCGGATCAGTACAACCAAGCCAAGATGTCATCGATCATTTCAGTCGGCGCATCGATCTTAGGTGCTTTCCTGGGCAACAAAGTGGCCAGCCGCACGAACGTGTCAAAGGTGTCGACCGCGGCCCGTGGCGCCAGCCGCGCCGCCCAACAACGAAGTGACGTCGTTCGCGCCGAAGAATCGCTGAAACAACTGGCGATGGACATGCAGGATCTGGACGCCGAACTGAACGAAGAACTCGAATCGCTGGGCAATCGCTATCGGGTCGAAGTTTGGGAACTGGAAACTCTGGTCATCCCGCCGCGCAAGGGCGACCTGAAAGTGACCGACCCAATGATCCTGTGGACGCCATGGCAGGTCGACAAGCACGGGATCGCAACCCGGATGTACTAA
- a CDS encoding purine-nucleoside phosphorylase, with protein sequence MLDLYDKIQEAAAAIRKEFTVVPQVGIILGTGLGDLVKEIEVTASIEYGDIPHFPTSTATSHRGRLVCGTLDGVPVVVMEGRFHMYEGYPLKQITLPVRVFKELGCELLVVSNACGGLNPYFQNGDIMVIEDQINLMGDNPLIGINDDRLGPRFPDMCEPYDQAWVDRVIKIGRDQGMGLHKGVFVAVAGPNLETRAEYRYLRMIGADVVGMSTVPETIVAVHCGIKAIGLSVITDMCLPDALKPADVTEIIATANDAAPRLVAIVRGIVGEVGQTRIA encoded by the coding sequence ATGCTTGACCTTTACGACAAAATCCAAGAAGCCGCCGCCGCAATTCGAAAAGAATTCACGGTCGTCCCCCAAGTCGGCATCATTCTGGGCACCGGGTTGGGCGATCTCGTCAAAGAAATCGAAGTCACCGCGTCGATCGAATACGGTGACATCCCGCACTTTCCGACTTCGACCGCGACCAGTCACCGAGGCCGATTGGTCTGCGGGACACTCGATGGCGTTCCCGTGGTCGTGATGGAAGGTCGCTTTCATATGTACGAAGGCTATCCGCTAAAACAGATCACGTTGCCCGTTCGCGTCTTCAAGGAACTCGGATGCGAATTGTTGGTCGTTAGCAACGCTTGCGGCGGACTGAACCCGTACTTCCAAAACGGGGACATCATGGTCATCGAAGACCAGATCAACCTGATGGGCGACAACCCGTTGATCGGCATCAACGATGATCGGCTTGGTCCGCGCTTTCCCGACATGTGCGAGCCCTACGATCAAGCATGGGTGGACCGTGTGATCAAAATCGGGCGTGATCAGGGAATGGGGCTGCACAAGGGTGTATTCGTTGCCGTGGCCGGGCCCAACCTGGAAACGCGTGCCGAATACCGCTATCTACGCATGATCGGCGCCGATGTGGTGGGGATGAGCACGGTGCCGGAAACGATCGTGGCCGTTCACTGTGGTATCAAAGCGATTGGGCTTAGTGTGATCACCGACATGTGTTTGCCCGATGCCTTGAAACCCGCCGACGTCACGGAGATCATTGCAACGGCCAACGATGCGGCGCCTCGGTTGGTCGCGATCGTTCGCGGGATCGTTGGCGAAGTGGGCCAAACCCGCATCGCTTAG
- a CDS encoding sulfatase family protein — translation MRHLSLIAILFAACVATADDAPSLAGQRPNIVWIIPDDMSANFSCYGETAVETPNVDRLAARGVQFTGAYVTAPVCSTCRSAFITGMYQTSIGAHHHRSGRGQQTIQLPDAIRLVPELFQQAGYYTTISDWPPKGNRLGKTDYNFQWDPGVYDGSDWANRADGQPFFAQLQTKGGKMRGKDSKGWESVAQKAERKLGSRTSTDAVKLPPYYPNHPDVVQDWAAYLDSVRLTDAMVGEVINRLDREGVLDNTIVLFMTDHGISHARGKQFLYDEGLHVPMVIAGPGIDAGTVRSDVVEHIDIAALSLAAAGIPIPDYMQAKDILAADYQPRDAVFAARDRCDETVDHIRSVRTADFKYIRNFLPQRPYLQPCAYKDAKSILIALRSWHEQGKLDDVQQLLFRQVRPAEELYDIHADPYEIHNLADDPAYADQLVQMRTRLDDWMVRTDDKGRTPESVAMYDSDMKVYTDKLRGNESSSKQLGVIESNIAWMKKMAAEGK, via the coding sequence ATGCGACACCTGTCTCTCATTGCCATCTTGTTCGCGGCCTGTGTGGCCACCGCGGACGATGCCCCGTCGCTCGCAGGCCAGCGTCCCAACATCGTTTGGATCATCCCCGACGATATGTCGGCAAACTTTTCGTGTTACGGCGAGACCGCGGTCGAAACACCCAACGTGGATCGGTTGGCGGCACGCGGGGTTCAATTCACGGGCGCCTATGTCACCGCGCCGGTATGTTCGACTTGCCGCTCGGCTTTCATCACCGGCATGTATCAGACCAGCATCGGAGCCCATCATCACCGCAGCGGTCGCGGCCAACAGACGATTCAGTTGCCCGATGCGATTCGTTTGGTTCCCGAACTGTTTCAACAGGCCGGCTATTACACGACCATCTCGGATTGGCCGCCAAAGGGAAACCGATTGGGCAAAACGGACTACAACTTCCAGTGGGACCCAGGCGTCTATGACGGCAGCGATTGGGCCAATCGAGCCGACGGGCAGCCCTTCTTTGCCCAACTGCAAACCAAGGGCGGCAAGATGCGTGGAAAGGATTCCAAGGGATGGGAATCGGTCGCCCAAAAAGCAGAACGCAAACTGGGCAGCCGGACGTCGACCGATGCGGTCAAGTTGCCTCCGTACTATCCCAATCACCCGGACGTGGTCCAGGATTGGGCCGCCTATCTGGATTCGGTTCGTTTGACCGACGCGATGGTGGGCGAAGTGATCAATCGGCTGGATCGTGAAGGCGTGTTGGACAACACGATCGTGCTGTTCATGACCGATCATGGGATCAGCCACGCCCGTGGTAAACAGTTCCTGTACGACGAAGGGCTGCATGTTCCCATGGTCATTGCCGGGCCTGGGATCGATGCCGGGACGGTTCGGTCCGATGTCGTTGAACACATCGATATCGCCGCCCTGTCATTGGCCGCCGCCGGGATCCCGATCCCGGACTACATGCAGGCCAAAGACATCTTGGCAGCCGACTATCAGCCTCGCGACGCCGTTTTTGCCGCCCGCGATCGCTGCGACGAAACGGTCGACCATATCCGCAGCGTTCGCACCGCGGACTTCAAGTACATCCGCAACTTCTTGCCCCAGCGTCCCTACCTGCAACCCTGTGCGTACAAGGACGCCAAGTCGATCCTGATCGCACTCCGGTCCTGGCACGAACAAGGAAAACTAGACGACGTTCAACAGTTGTTGTTTCGTCAAGTTCGACCGGCCGAAGAACTCTACGACATCCACGCCGATCCGTACGAGATCCACAATCTGGCGGACGATCCCGCCTATGCCGATCAGCTGGTCCAAATGCGAACGCGATTGGACGACTGGATGGTCCGGACCGACGACAAAGGGCGAACGCCAGAATCGGTCGCAATGTACGACAGCGATATGAAGGTCTATACCGACAAACTGCGTGGCAATGAAAGCAGCAGCAAGCAGTTAGGTGTGATCGAATCGAACATCGCCTGGATGAAGAAGATGGCAGCCGAAGGAAAGTGA